The nucleotide sequence CGCCTCGGCGGTGCCCTTGCCAATACCGCGTGACGCGCCCGTGATGATGACGACGCGATCGGTCAGGTCGAAGTAGGTGCTCATGCCTCACAGCGTACCGTTGGGGTGCACGGCGGGCGATCGGGCCACCTGTCCCTCGCTGTCCGATGTCCGTATGCGAGTGGTCGACGTCGCGCATACAATCGGGCGACCGCCCCGGCGACCCCAAGCGCCCATCCGAGAGGTACGACACCGATGCTGAGTTACGCCTTCACCGAGGAGCAGGAGGACCTTCGCGCCATGGTGCGTGAGTTCGCCGAGGCCGAGATCGCCCCGCTCGTCGAACACGCCGAGCGTAACGAGCAGTTCCCCGTCGAGGTGATGCCGAAACTCGGTGAACTGGGCCTCCTCGGAATCGTCTTCCCTGAGGAGTACGGCGGCATCGGAGCCGACAAGATCACGGAGTGCATTTTCGTCGAGGAGATGACCAAGGTCTGCGCCGGCATCACCGCATCCGTCAACGCCCACGCCGACCTCGCCGCGTTCCCGATCTACAAGTTCGGCACCGAGGATCAAAGGGCCGCGTACCTCCCGGACGCCATCGCCGGTAAGACCATCGGTGCCTACGCGATCACCGAGCCCAACACGGGCTCCGACGCCGCCGGCCTCGCCTCGACCGCCAAGAAGACCAGCGGCGGGTACGTGATCAACGGCCGCAAGAACTTCATCACCAACGGCACCATCTGCGACTTCTGCCTAGTCGCCGCCTACACCGACAAAGAGCGGCGCGGGGAAGGCATCAGCGTCTTCATCGTCGACCGGACCACCCCGGGCTTCGAGGTCACCCGCAAACTCGAGAAGATGGGTCACCGGTCGTCCGACACCGCCGAGTTGGTGTTTGAGGACTGCGAGGTCCCGGAGGAGGCGCTCCTCGGTGGCAAGGAGGGATCCTTTGCTGCCCTGATGGAAGCCCTCATCACGGGCCGCATCTCGCACGGCGTCAAGTCGGCGGCCATCGCCGAGGCCGCCCTCGATCAGGCCATCGCGTACGCGAAGAACCGCGAGGCCTTCGGCCGCTCGCTCACCAAGTTCCAGTCGGTGCGCTTCAAGTTGGCCACCATGGCCACCAAGATCGAGGCCGCCAAGGCCCTCGCCTACAAGGCCGCCTGGCTCTACTCCACCGGCCAGCCCTGCGTGAAGGAGGCCTCAATGGCGAAGTACTTCTCCGCCGAGGTCGCCGACGAGGTCACCCGCGAAGCGGTACAGATCCACGGCGGCTACGGATACATCGTGGAGTACCCGGTGGAGCGCCTCTACCGTGACGCCAAGCTCGCCTCGATCACCGAGGGCACCTCGGAGATCCAGCAGATCATCATCAGCCGGGAACTCGGCCTGTAATCAGGCCCCGCCCCACGTAGTTGAGGTGATCGAGCGCGATGGGCGGGCCGGGAACTCGGCCTGCAATCGGGCCCCGCCCCACACGCCATCGGCAACTGCTCTGATCGCGCGGGACGGGAACTCGGACTGCAATCGGGCTCCGCCCCACGCGTCCGTCCGAATGAGGCGTGGGCACCACTCCCCGTACCGCCCACCGCCTGTGTCCCCGGGGTCCCCACCCCGGAGTCCTTGCACTCTGAGCCGGACCCACGACGACAAGGCCACCCGACCGCACACCACATCGAGAACCTGGACAACACTGATTGTTAAGCGTCTGACACTTAACAATTGGGCGTGGCGGCTTTGGACATGGGGTGGACTTCCCCCGCTTCGTTGGACCGGGGAAATCTCATGGCTTCCGGTGCGAACGGGGGATCGAATGGCACCGGCCCGCCAGCGCGTGGCGAGCCGGTGCCGGCCCAGAACTAGCCCTTGCGCTGGATGAGCATGTTCCAGACGCCGCGCTGCACGACCTTGTCCTCCTGATTCAGAACCTCGATGTCGTACTTGCACCAACCGGCCTTCGGATTCTTCTCGTTCTCGGCCTTCTCACCGATCGTGCGCTTCACGCGGAGGGTGTCACCGATAAACACCGGGGCGCGGAACTGCCACGAGTCGAGACCCACGAAGGCGGCCGTCGCGATCTTCGGCTCCATCTTCTCGACCTGAAGGCCGGTGGCGATCGAGGTCACCAACATTCCGTGGGCGACGCGTTGGCCAAAGACAGAATCCTTGGCGCCAACGGCATCGATGTGGAACCAGTTGAAGTCACCGGACACGCCGCAAAAGTTGACGACGTCCGCCTCCGTGACGGTACGACGTAGCGACTCGGCGCTGTCGCCCGTGTTCAGTTCCTCCCAGAAAAGACGCTCAGCCACTCGAAACTCCCTCGGCAATCGTTGCGGGTGCCCGGAACCGGGCCCCAAGGCCGTGCGAAGCATAACCGGGCACGCCCTCGAGCAGGGTTCTCTGCCGCAGCCTGTCCGGTCGAACGGCGTCGGACACGATCGCGAGCGACGCCGCGGTCGGCTGCCACCGCGCCCGGAAACGACGAAGCCCCCGGGCGGATGTCCGCGCCGGGGGCTTCGTTTCACTGCAGTACCGGCGGTTCCTAGAGCGCGCCGACAGCCTTCGCGATGCGGTCCAGACCCTCCTCGAGCTGCTCGTCCGGAGAGGCGTACGTGAAGCGGATGTGGCCCTCGCCGCGGTCACCGAAGGCGTTACCAGCGACCACGCCGACGCCGTAGTCCTCGACGACGTAGTCGGCGAACTGCTGGGCGGTCATCCCGGTCCCACGGATATTCGGGAACACGTAGAACGAGCCGTCCGGGGTCGGGCACTCGATGCCATCAATCGCGTTGAACTTCTCGACGACCATGTCGCGCTTCGCCTTGAGGCGGGCGGTCTGCGCCAGCACGTGGTCCTGCGGACCGGTGAGGGCAGCGAGGCCGGCGAGTTGCACGAACGCGGGCACGTTGGTGACCGAGTTCTGCTGGAAGATGTCCATCGCGGTGATGAGTTCCGCGTTGGCCACGCACCAGCCGATGCGGAACCCGGTCATGATGTAGGTCTTCGAGAAGGTGTCGACCACGATCGACTGATCCTTCATGCCGTCCACGTACGAGATGCTCTTGTGCTCGCTGGGCGAGTAGACCATGTGCGAGAAGATCTCGTCGGTGAGCACAACGATGCCGTGCTCCTTGCAGATGGCGGCGATCTCGTCGAGCTGACCCACGATCATCCCGTTCGGACGCTGCGGTGTGTTGATCACGAGCATCTTGGTCTTGGGCGTGATCAGTGACTGCAACGAGTCGAGATCGAATGCGAAGTCGGGCTCCACGAGTGGGGCGTATACAACCTTGCCGCCGGCGTAGGTGATCCAGAACTCGTCCGGGGGATAGCCGGGGTTCGGGAAGATGACCTCATCGCCCTGGTCCACGATGGTGAGGAGTGACTGCGTGAGCGCGTGCTTGGCGCCCATGGTCACGAGAACCTCCTCGCGTATGGTGGGACGACCACGGTTGGTCATCTCCTCGGCGATGGCGTCGCGCAACTCGGGCATCCCCGGACCCGGCACGTAGCGCACGTGGCCGTCGTGCACCGCGCGGGCAGTAGCCTCGACGATGTGGGGAGCCGGGTAGAACTCGTCGCCCTGGAAGTCACCCTTTTCGAAATGGAGAATCTTCTTGCCGGTCTCCTTCTCGATGGACTCGGCCTTGCGCATCGCCGCCCATTGCTTCGGGAGGACGAAATGCTGGGTGCGACTGGACAGCGCGTCGCGGATGTCCGTGAGAGCGTCACTCATCGGGGTCCAACTCCTTTCGGTGTCATGCGACGCCCGACTATCGGGCGTCGCGGAGGCTGGGTGCGCGCGTCGCGCTCCAGCAAACCCACGGCCTCGAGGTTGACCAGAAAGCGGTGGACCGTGCTCTTGTGCAGGCCGGTGCGACCCGCGACGTCGGTGACACCGAGGTCAGGATCCTCGGACGAGAACACGTCGAGAATCGCGTCCACGCGCTCCACCGCCTGGATGCGGTAGCGGGATGGAGCCGGGCTCGTATCTATGTGGGCGATGGTTGCCATTGTCTCGTATCGCGAGACCGCGTCTTGTGACGGTTGCGACGAAGGCGGCATTCGTATCAGGACGTGGGGTGCATCGGCAAGGGGCTCTTCATCGGAACCTTCCCCCGTATCGCATCACGAGACGCCTCATTCGCGGACCGGACTACTCTGCCGGGACCACACGCGAATTACATGGGAGCTGAGGCGTGGCCTACGAGGACATCATCTACGAGACCCGCGATGGTCGAGCAACGATCACCATCAACCGCCCGGAACGCCTCAATGCATTCCGCCTAAAGACCGTTGTCGAGATGGGCGAGGCCCTCGAGGCCGCCGCCGACGACGAGTCCATCGGAGTCGTGGTGCTCACCGGCGCCGGTGAACGCGCCTTTTGCGTGGGCGGCGACGTGGCCGACCCCACGCGTACCGCCGCCGAGAAGCGCCACCTGCACACCGTGTCGTACCGTGTGGCCAACGCCATCCGCAACAACGGGAAGCCGGTCATCGCCAAGGTGCGTGGCTACTGCATCGGTGGCGGGAACGAACTCAACGTCCTCTGCGACCTCACGCTGTCGGGTGAGTCCGGTCGCTTCGGCCAGGCGGGGCCCAAGATTGGGTCGGCCCCCCTGTGGTGGGGCTGCCAACTGATGCCGTCCGTGGTCGGAGCGAAGAAGGCCCGCGAAATCCTCTTCCTCGCCCGCCAGTACGACGCGTATCAGGCGATGGAGATGGGCCTCGTCAACCAAGTGGTTCCGGACGCCGATCTCGACGCCCTCGTGGACGAGTGGTGCGACGAGATTCTGCGGAAGTCACCGCAGGGCCTCCGCCTCGCCAAGATCTCGATGAACTCGGCGAGCGACGCGCTCTACTCCTCCGTGCAGCACGGCCTCGAGCTCGTCGCCTTGAACCACGTGTACGGCCCGGAGCCCAAGGAGGGCATCGCGTCGTTCCAGGAGAAGCGACCCGCCGACTGGCGCCGATTCCGCGATGGACAGGGACCCGACCCGGCAACCCCGCCGCTCTCGTCCACGGCCCCGAAGGCAGTGGCGAAGGCCGCTCCGAAGGCGGCGACGAAGGCCGCTCCGAAGGCGGCGACGAAGGCCGCTCCGAAGGCGGCGACGAAGGCCGCTCCGAAGGCGGCGGCGAAGGCCGCTCCGAAGGCAGTGGCGAAGGCCGCTCCGAAGGCAGTGGCGACCCGGGCGGCCCGCCGGTGAACGAGGCGGCCCTTGCATCCCTCACGTCCACACGGCGTGATGTGGTGGAGAAGGCGCTGTCGGGCGACCGCCTGACGCGCGACGACTCTCTGGCGCTGGCCGGTGCCAGTGGTGCCGAGCACCCGGTCCTCTGGGCCGCAGCGGCCCACCTGCGCGATCTCACCCGCCCCCCCATCATCACGTACTCGCGCAAGGTCTTCATCCCCCTCACCAACCTGTGCCGAGACGTGTGCTCGTACTGCACGTTCGCCGTGGACGAGGGGAGCGTCCGGGCGCACACCATGAGCCCGGACGAGGTTCTGCAGATGGCCGAGGCGGCCAAGGCGGTGGGATGCAAGGAAGCCCTGTTCTGCATCGGTGATCGCCCCGAGGTGCGCTGGCCCGGTTACCGAGACATCCTCAAGGGCTTCGGCCACGACACCACGCAGTCGTACCTCGTCGCCATGTGCCGCATGGTCATGGAAGAGACCGGGCTCCTCCCCCACCCCAACGCCGGGATCATGAGTGAGCGCGAACTTCGTGAACTGCGCGAGGTGTCACCCAGCCAGGGGATCATGCTTGAGAGCACGTCCGAGCGGCTCTGTGCGCCGGGCGGTCCTCACGAGCACGCGCCCGACAAGAAACCACGCACGCGCCTCGCCATGATCCGTCGTGCCGGACGACTGCGTATCCCGTTCACCACCGGAATCCTCATCGGACTCGGCGAGACCGCCGAGGAGCGGGTGGACGCCCTCCTCGCGATCCGCGAGCTTCACGCTGAGTACGGGCACATCCAAGAAGTGATCGTCCAGAACTTTCGCGCCAAGCTCGAAACGCCCATGGCCGATGCCGGTGAGCCCGGACTCATCGACCTCATGACCACCTGCGCCATCGCGCGCCTCGTCCTCGGTCCGGACATGAACATCCAGGCGCCCCCGAACCTGTCGTCCGACTACGGACCGCTGCTCCTCACGGGCATCAACGACTGGGGCGGCGTCTCACCGGTCACACCCGACTTCATCAACCCCGAGCGCCCATGGCCCGACCTCGCCCTCATGGCGGGCATGTGCCGAGAGTCGGGCTACCCGTTGCGCGAGCGCCTCACGGTGTACCCCGAGTACGCGCTCGATGACGAGTGGATCGACCCGGCGGTACGCCCCCACGTGCGGGCACAGGCCGACGAGGCGGGGTATCCGCGTTCCGACGCGCTGGATACGGTGTCCGCGTGACCGATCGCGTCACGATCCTGCGTCTGGGCGAGGACCGCGCCGACGGCGCCACCGCCCACGAGTCCGTGGCGTGGGACGACGCGTCCATCGGAGTCGCGCTGTCGGCGCGCACCCTCCCGGTATCGGTGGGTACGCCCAACCGTGGGTGCGCGACCTTCGTGACCTCGTGGGACGATGCGATCGCACTCGCCGATGACGGCATCGATGGCGGTCGCATCACTATCACCCACGACACCGCGCGTGCTGACGTGCTCGACGGCCTTACCCGATCACGCGCCGCGTTCCTGCGCACCACGCCCACCCAACTCGCCGAGGCTGTCGACCTCGCAGGTCTTCCGGGTGTCACCACCCGCGTCTCGGTGGTGGTCGCCGACCTCGACCAGGCAATCGCGACCGTTCGTGGAGGGGCGCGCGACCTCGTCGTCGCGGGCTGGGGTGACGCCGACCTCGCCGCACTTCGCGACGCGATCCTTCCCGAGGTGCTGGTGGAGCGCACCGCGCTGCCGCTTGGAACCCCCATCGAGGCCATGCGCGACATCGTGGCGCTGCCCGTACTCACATGCTGGCTTTCGCAGGTGGACTGCCGGGGTGCCGCACGCCCTCGCCACCCGTGGGCACCCGGCCGCGACATGCACCCCCCGGTACCCGCACGCCGCATGTCGAGCGAGTGGCCCGATGCCGCGTGGACCGACGCCGAGTGGACGCGCAACCCCGACCACGTCGCGCCCGACCTCGCCGCGATCCTTGAGCGCTCGCTGGCCGGTTGTCGGCCCACCGTGCCCGAAATGGTGCGCATGTTCGAGGCGCGCGGCGACGAGGTCGACGTCATCGCCCATGTCGCCGACGTACTGCGTGAGCGCACCAACGGCGACCGGGTCACCTACGTCATCAACCGCAACATCAACTACACCAATCAGTGCTATTTCCGGTGTGGTTTCTGCGGATTCTCCCGCGGGCCCAAGAGTTACAACGCCCGCGAAACCCCGTACCGCATGGATCTCGACGAGGTGGTCAGCCGATCGCAGGAGGCGTGGGACAAGGGCGCCACCGAGGTCTGCCTCGTCGGTGGTATCCACCCCGACTTCACGGGCGACTTCTACGCGTCGGTTCTCGAGAGCATCAAGGCCGCGCTGCCCGAGATGCACGTGCACGCGTTCACCCCGCTCGAGGTGTGGCAGGGTGCGCACACCCTAGGCGTACCCGTGCGCGACTACCTCGAGCGCATGAAGGCGTCGGGCCTCGGGTCGCTGCCGGGCACCGCCGCGGAGATCCTCGACGACGACGTCCGCGCGCATCTGTGCCCCGACAAGATCCGGACCGCCGAGTGGGCTGAGGTGATGATCACCGCGCATGAGTCGGGTATTCGTGCTACCAGCACCATCATGTGCGGTCACATCGACGGGCCGGTGTCGTGGGCCAACCACTACGAGGTCTTGCGCCAGATCCAACAGCGCACCGGCGGGTTCACCGAGTTCATCCCGCTGCCGTTCGTGCACATGGCATCACCCATCTTCATCCAGGGCCGCTCACGGCCCGGCCCCACCTGGGACGAGGTCGTGCTCATCCACGCCGTCGCCCGCATCGCCTTCGACGGGCTCATCCCCAACATTCAGGCGTCCTGGGTGAAGCTCGGCCTCGACGGCGGCGCCAACCTCCTGCACGCGGGGTGCAACGACATGGGTGGCACACTCATGAACGAGAGCATCTCGCGCTCGTCCGGTGCCTCCCACGGCGAGGAGGTCACCGCCGACGAGTTGGAGGCCGCGATTCGTGCACACGGGCGCACCCCCGCCCGGCGCACCACGCTCTACGAGATCGTCGAGACCCCGGTCTAACTGTTCTCCCCCGCACGTTGACAACCGGATTCATCGCCACAGCTCGATCGATGGACCGATAAACGGGGTTTCCTCAGGTGACCGGGCGGCGGCACCGACTTCACGGTCCGTTGGGGAACCGTCCACCGATCGATCGTGTTCACAGCGTGTGTGGGGAGGACAGCGAACGTCTGGACTCGCCAGGGACCGCGCGACCAACTGCGCCCCTGAGATCTCATGACGTCACCGGATCAACGGTGGGTAGGTACCGCGATGCATCCATGCACGCGACGGAGTACGACACCCAACCCTCTCGGGTCGCAGCCTGATTACGCTTGGTCGCGCTTCCGCAACGAGCGGAGCATGTTCTCGATGCGGCCGAACTTGATGCGAGGGGCACCGACCTCGGCGCCCATGCGCTTCTCCACCTCGTCGAGGTACCGCCAGTCGTCGTAGGAGACCAGATCACCCTGGCGCTCACGCAGAAGGCGCGCCAGCACCGGGCGTTTCGGCACCGCACGCTCCAGATGGCCCGCGCGGAGGTCCTCGAGCAGCGACTCGACGGTCTCCTGAGCGTCGGGCTTGTTAGTACCGATGATCCCGGTGGGTCCCCGCTTGATCCACCCGGCCGCGTACTGGCCCGGAAGCGGACGACCGTCGAGAGGGTCCATCACGCGACCGCGGTCGTTCGGAATCGTGCCGCTCACGGCGTCGAACGGCACTCCCGAGACCGCCACCCCCTGGTAGCCGATCGCCCGGAAGACGAGACGCGTCGGGATGACCTCACGCTCCTGGGTCATCCGTGCCCGCAGGGCACCGCGGTCGCTCCGGTAGAGCTCGTTGCGGGCGACCTCGATCCCCTCGACGTGCTCGTCGCCCACAATCGCCACCGGCGACGTGAGGAAGCGCATGACGATACGGCGGTCCCGACCGCGCTCCCCGCGCGCGGCCAGTTCACCGAGGAGGGCGAGGTTCTGATCCCGGCCGCGCTCGGGCCCAAGTTCCACCTGCTTGCGCGAGTTCTCGTCGAGCACGAGGCTGGCCGGATCGACGATGACATCCACATCGTCGCGGCCGGCCACCTCGCGGAACTCCTTCGGAGTGAAGGCGGCCTGCGCCGGACCCCGACGGCCCAGCAATACGACCTCGCGCACTGCGCTGGCGCCGAGGGCGCGTACGGCGTGGCGTCCCATGTCCGTGCAGGCGAGTTCGTCGGGTGGCATCACCAGCATGCGGGCGATGTCTATGGCCACGTTGCCGTTGCCCACCACCACCGCCTGGGAGCCGGAGAGGTCGTAGGTCCGACTCCGGTTGACCGGGTTCGCGTTGTACCATCCCACGAACTCACTCCCCGAGTGGCTACCCGGCAGGTGCTCGTGCGGAATCCCCATGCGGCGATCCGATGACGAACCCACCGCGTAGATGACGGCCTGAAAGTACTCGAGCAGATCGTCGTGATCGATGTGGCGGCCCAACTCGACGTTGCCGCGAAAACGGAACTCGGGGTGCTCGGCGATCCGGTCGTAGATGCGCGTGACCGATTTGATCTTTTGATGATCCGGGGCCACACCACCACGGACGAGGCCGAATGGCGTGGGCAGGCGATCGAACATGTCGATCTGCACCGTCACGTCATCGTGGGAGAACAGGTGCTCCGCCGCGTAGAAACCCGACGGGCCGGATCCGATGATCGCGACCCGGAGGGGATCGTCCGGGGTACCGACCGGCATCAGAGCACCACCCCGTCGGCGTCGGTCGGGGCGCGAAACACATCTTGGGACTCGGTGCGTACGAGGGATGTCAGTGACCCGGGCGACGGGGTCGTGGTGAGACCGCGCACCAGTACCGCCGGGCGTCCCGACGATTTGCCCATGAGCATCCCGGCCGCAGCAGCGATCTCATCCCCCAACGCCTGATCCGTTGCCACCAGCATCCGTCCCTCCCTGTCGCGTTCCCCGCGATGATCGATCACCGGCTCGAATCCCGCAACTCCCACCGCCACGTTCACGAGGCCCCGGCGAAATGCGCGGCCATGGGTGTCGGTGATCACAACGCCCACCCTGCCACCCGCCGCCTGCGACAGCACGTGCTGAATGCGCCGCGCGGACGCATCGGGGTCAAGTGGTAGCAGTACCACGGTGCCGTCGGCGGTATTTGACGCGTCCACGCCCGCATTCGCGCAGATGAACCCGTGATGGGTCTCGCAGATGAGTAGTGAGCGACGACGACGCAGGATCTGTCGGCTCTCGCCAAGAATCACCTCGCAGAGCGCCGGATCCTTGCCCGTGGCCTCACTCAGTCGCCGGGCCTGCTCGCCCGGCACCACATCGGCGAGCACGCGCACGCGCCCCTCCGCCTTGCTCACCACCTTGTGCGCGACGGCCAGTACGTCCCCCGGGCGCACCCCCGCCCGCGACGCCGCCTCGGCGAGCATCACCGCGATGTCGTCCCCGGGCACGATGGCGGGCAGCGGGTCCACCACCATGATGCGCACGTCCTCACCGGGTGCCCCTCCCCACTGGTCGCGGCCGCTCATCCGGTGCCCACCGGCGTGGCCTGCGTCAGGCCGAGGGTGGCGAGCGCACGGCCGGTGGCGCCACCCGGATCCCGCCGTGTGAGCTCGGCGAGGTCGGCCGGGGTGTCCACATCGAGGGCCATCCCTAGATGGTCGACGACCTCGGCGAGAAGCCCGAGGGCCGACGCCTGTGCCAGATGCCGGGCCAGGGAGCCCGGACCGAGTTCAGGAACCAGCGCGTCCGGTGGTGTCAGCAGCATCGCGTTGGTGCCCGTGCCGTCACCAGACCGCGCCAGCACCACGGAGTCGGCATCGGGGGCGGCGCCCACCAGATGGTCGATATCCGCCGCCGTGAGGAGGGGGAGGTCGCTCACCACGACCAGCGCACGACGGGAGCGCAGCGCCGCGATACCGCGCTCCACAGCGGCGTTCATGCCCTCGGGCGGGTCGTGATCGCTGACCGCCCGCGCCCCGCTGCTTTCGGCCACGGCACGGGCCCGCGGATCGGATGTGACCACCACGATCTCCCCCACGCACGTACTACCGGCCAGAGCCGAGAGTACGTCCCCTAACATCGCCGATTGAAGTACACGGCGCTCGCGGCGATCGAGGACGTTGGACAGACGACCGAGGGCGTAACCCAGGCGCTTCACCGGTACCACGGCGCCCACCTCGTGTCTCATCACGCGCCCACGGCCTCGAGCGCCGTGTGCGCCAGACGCTCACGGGCCGCGTGGTCGGGCATGAGCACATCGGTAATGACCGGGCACACGTGGAGGGCCTCGATGGCCTCGGCGTCGCCCGCATCGTCGTGGTGAATGAGAAACGTTCCACAGACGTCGGCGTAGATCTCGGCCATCTGGCGCGCCGAGCACTCGTCGTAGCCGGCGCCGGCGAGAAACCGCTGGGCCGGTCCCTCCACGGGGCGACCGGCGATGATGGGGCTCACCCCCACCACGCGCTCCCGGCGGGCCGCGAGGGCCTCACGGATCCCCGGCACACCGAGGATGGCTCCGATCGAGACAATGGGGCTGGACGGCGCGATAACAATGGCCTCGGCGGTCCGGATGGCGTCGAGGACCCCGGGGGCGGGGGACGCCACGTCGATTCCATCCATGCGGATCGACGTGATCTCCTCAGCCGCGCCGTCGCGCACCAGATACTCCTGAAAGCGCCGCTCGCCTGACGGGGTGGTGATGAGCGTGCGTACAGGGTCGTCGGTCATCGGTAGGACCCGCGCCTCCACGCCGAGGCGACTCCGGAGGTCGTCAACCACCTCCGACAGCACGGCACCGTCCCGCATCATCAGCGTGCGATGGATGTGCGTGGCCAGATCACGATCTCCCAGGCCAAACCATGCCGCGCGACCGTAGGTGGCCAGACCCTCGAGGCACCGGAAGGTGTCGTCGGCATACCCCCATCCGCGATCGGCCACCACGCCGCCGAGCGCGTACAAGTTGATGTCGAGGTCGGGACAGACGAGAAGGCCAAAGAACTCCCCATCGTCACCGGTGTTGACGATGGCGGTCAGATCGCGCTGGCCCCGGGCCAGCGCGATTCCATGCACCATCTTCGACCCACCGGTTCCCCCGGCGAGGGCGACGATCACGTAGGGGAGTAGGTCGTGCTCACGGGGGGCGAGGCTACCAGCGCCGAGAGGCCCCCCGGGGGGCGACCGGTGGCGGATCCCCTCCGCGTGAGCTCGCACGGCGGGCCGGGATGAGCACCATCTGAAGACCACCGCACACGAGTACGAGGCCCACCCACAGGTTGACGTCGGGGACCTCACCGAGCAACGGCCACGCCGTGAAGACCCCGATGACCGGAACGAGAAAGAACCAGGCGGACACCGTGCCCGCGGGAGCACGACCGAGCGCTATGTAGAAGAGGGCGAAC is from Thermoleophilia bacterium and encodes:
- the cofC gene encoding 2-phospho-L-lactate guanylyltransferase, which produces MMRHEVGAVVPVKRLGYALGRLSNVLDRRERRVLQSAMLGDVLSALAGSTCVGEIVVVTSDPRARAVAESSGARAVSDHDPPEGMNAAVERGIAALRSRRALVVVSDLPLLTAADIDHLVGAAPDADSVVLARSGDGTGTNAMLLTPPDALVPELGPGSLARHLAQASALGLLAEVVDHLGMALDVDTPADLAELTRRDPGGATGRALATLGLTQATPVGTG
- a CDS encoding 2-phospho-L-lactate transferase, whose product is MIVALAGGTGGSKMVHGIALARGQRDLTAIVNTGDDGEFFGLLVCPDLDINLYALGGVVADRGWGYADDTFRCLEGLATYGRAAWFGLGDRDLATHIHRTLMMRDGAVLSEVVDDLRSRLGVEARVLPMTDDPVRTLITTPSGERRFQEYLVRDGAAEEITSIRMDGIDVASPAPGVLDAIRTAEAIVIAPSSPIVSIGAILGVPGIREALAARRERVVGVSPIIAGRPVEGPAQRFLAGAGYDECSARQMAEIYADVCGTFLIHHDDAGDAEAIEALHVCPVITDVLMPDHAARERLAHTALEAVGA